Proteins encoded by one window of Emticicia oligotrophica DSM 17448:
- the kdsA gene encoding 3-deoxy-8-phosphooctulonate synthase, translated as MKINYLKNQDSGNFFLMAGPCVVEGRDMALEIAEKIKTITDRLAIPYIFKASYRKANRTKLDSFTGIGDELALSILKEVGDTFQLPTVTDIHESEEAALAAQYVDVLQIPAFLCRQTELLIAAAQTGKAVNVKKGQFMHGSGMGFAVEKIKAINPDADVMLTDRGNSFGYSDIVVDYRNIIEMKAFDVPVVMDCTHSLQQPNQSSGVTGGKPALIETIAKAAIAVGADGIFIETHPNPSVAKSDGANMLALDKLEGLLEKLLKVREAVK; from the coding sequence TTGAAAATCAATTACTTAAAAAATCAAGATTCGGGCAATTTTTTCCTTATGGCGGGTCCATGTGTTGTTGAAGGTAGAGACATGGCTCTAGAAATTGCAGAGAAAATAAAGACAATCACCGATAGATTGGCAATCCCTTATATTTTCAAAGCTTCTTACCGAAAAGCCAATCGTACAAAACTAGATTCATTTACAGGCATTGGCGATGAACTTGCCCTTAGTATTTTGAAAGAAGTTGGAGATACTTTTCAACTACCAACCGTTACAGATATTCATGAATCTGAAGAAGCAGCTTTGGCAGCACAATATGTAGATGTACTTCAAATACCTGCATTTCTTTGTCGTCAAACTGAGCTACTCATTGCTGCTGCCCAAACAGGCAAGGCCGTAAATGTAAAGAAAGGACAGTTTATGCATGGTTCGGGTATGGGTTTTGCAGTTGAGAAGATAAAGGCTATCAATCCAGATGCTGATGTAATGTTGACCGATAGAGGAAATTCTTTTGGCTATTCAGACATCGTAGTCGATTACAGGAATATCATCGAAATGAAAGCATTTGATGTGCCAGTAGTTATGGATTGTACACACTCACTTCAACAGCCAAATCAATCTTCGGGTGTAACCGGAGGAAAGCCAGCCTTGATAGAAACCATTGCTAAGGCTGCTATTGCAGTTGGTGCTGATGGAATTTTTATCGAAACACACCCAAACCCTTCAGTTGCTAAGTCAGACGGGGCAAATATGTTGGCATTAGATAAGTTAGAAGGCTTGCTTGAAAAGCTCCTTAAAGTGCGAGAAGCAGTAAAATGA
- a CDS encoding acyl carrier protein, which translates to MSAIASKVTQIIVDKLGVDASEVTAEASFTNDLGADSLDTVELIMEFEKEFNVSIPDDQAENIQTVGQAITYLEENSK; encoded by the coding sequence ATGTCAGCAATTGCATCTAAAGTAACTCAAATTATCGTTGATAAACTCGGCGTTGATGCGTCAGAAGTAACAGCCGAAGCTTCATTTACAAATGACTTAGGAGCGGACTCATTAGACACCGTTGAGTTAATAATGGAATTTGAAAAAGAATTTAATGTATCTATTCCAGATGACCAAGCAGAGAATATCCAAACTGTTGGTCAGGCTATCACTTACTTAGAAGAGAATTCTAAATAA
- a CDS encoding serpin family protein: MKSIKSLTLAGTLFLMAASCNTETDSVQPNQLLRAVPATFADQTSEFAFDFLKKHNAEEKADKNYFVSPLSLHVALGMLLNGADTKTKEEIQTGLRVSPDLAATNAIYKDLMDGLPNVDSKVTNTIANSVWYRNSFSVEKSFLDVLRESFNAKAYAEDFENTATVGKINNWASDNTNGKIKKVLDKIEPAHVMFLMNALYFKGDWKIPFKTANTHEENFAGTTGTNSVKMMSMTEKLKYTKRPNYQALELAYGDGNYVMTIVLPEGKTSVGEVINTMSVSEWKNLNASLTEQKVIVGLPKFTIEYETNLNNVLANMGMKTMFTDAADLSKIAQPAGKLKVGFVKQNTFVAVDEKGTEAAAVTTIGIELTSMPILPEFICNKPFAFFISEKQSNTILFAGKIVNL; the protein is encoded by the coding sequence ATGAAAAGTATAAAAAGTCTAACCTTAGCTGGTACCCTTTTTTTGATGGCTGCCAGTTGTAATACCGAAACAGATTCCGTGCAACCCAACCAACTTCTCAGAGCCGTTCCTGCTACTTTTGCCGACCAAACAAGCGAGTTTGCTTTCGATTTTTTAAAGAAACATAATGCTGAAGAAAAGGCCGACAAAAACTATTTTGTTTCGCCTCTTAGCTTACATGTTGCTCTAGGAATGCTTTTGAATGGGGCAGACACCAAGACCAAAGAAGAAATTCAAACAGGTTTGAGGGTTTCTCCTGACCTCGCCGCAACAAACGCCATTTACAAAGATTTAATGGATGGTCTTCCTAATGTCGATTCTAAAGTGACAAATACCATTGCTAATTCTGTTTGGTATCGAAATAGTTTTTCAGTTGAAAAGTCTTTTCTTGATGTGCTCAGAGAGTCATTCAATGCAAAAGCCTATGCAGAAGACTTTGAAAATACCGCAACCGTAGGTAAAATAAACAACTGGGCAAGTGATAATACTAATGGTAAAATCAAAAAGGTTTTAGATAAAATCGAACCTGCTCATGTAATGTTTTTGATGAATGCTCTTTATTTTAAAGGCGATTGGAAAATCCCATTCAAAACAGCCAATACACACGAGGAAAATTTTGCAGGAACTACAGGTACAAATTCGGTCAAAATGATGAGTATGACTGAAAAATTAAAATATACCAAAAGACCTAACTACCAAGCACTTGAACTTGCTTACGGTGATGGAAATTATGTAATGACGATTGTATTACCAGAAGGAAAAACTTCTGTTGGTGAAGTTATCAACACAATGTCAGTAAGTGAGTGGAAAAACTTAAACGCTTCACTTACAGAACAAAAAGTAATAGTTGGTTTACCGAAATTTACCATTGAATATGAGACCAACTTAAATAATGTTTTAGCAAATATGGGTATGAAAACCATGTTTACAGATGCGGCCGATTTATCGAAAATTGCACAACCTGCTGGTAAATTAAAAGTGGGGTTCGTTAAGCAAAATACATTCGTAGCGGTTGACGAAAAAGGCACAGAAGCAGCGGCAGTAACAACAATAGGCATTGAACTTACTTCAATGCCTATCTTGCCAGAATTTATCTGTAATAAGCCATTCGCATTCTTTATTAGTGAAAAGCAATCAAATACGATTCTTTTTGCTGGTAAAATTGTGAATTTATAA
- a CDS encoding DmpA family aminopeptidase, translating to MPKHFPLFVFLFLLNFSIFAQKKRARDFGIEIGVLRPGKLNAITDVAGVKVGQVTLHQGNDVHTGVTAILPHDKNIFQNKIPAAIHIGNGFGKLAGYSQVEELGNLETPIILTNTLSVPTAAAAVIDYTFQFLENNSVRSVNAVVGETNDGGLNDIRKRFITKEHVLEALKKAQNGPVEEGNVGAGAGTVCFGFKGGIGTSSRILPKSKGGYTVGVLVQSNFGGVLQINGAPVGIELDKHKFSKLNEAYKDDGSCMIVVLTDAPLSAKNLKRLASRAMLGLARTGGIAANGSGDYVIAASTAEELRIAHNSDSMFETFKVLRNNDLDLLFEAVIEATEEAIINSLFAAETLTGFENTKVEALPIDKTIDILKKYNRIK from the coding sequence ATGCCAAAACACTTTCCACTTTTCGTTTTTCTCTTTCTACTAAATTTTTCAATTTTTGCACAAAAAAAACGAGCTCGTGATTTTGGCATTGAAATTGGAGTTCTTCGCCCTGGAAAACTCAACGCAATTACAGATGTTGCGGGGGTGAAGGTTGGACAAGTTACACTTCATCAAGGAAATGATGTCCATACTGGAGTTACAGCGATTCTTCCGCATGATAAAAATATTTTTCAAAACAAAATTCCTGCGGCTATTCACATAGGAAATGGCTTTGGAAAACTGGCGGGTTATTCACAAGTTGAAGAGTTAGGCAATTTAGAAACCCCTATTATTTTAACCAACACCCTTTCTGTTCCGACTGCTGCTGCTGCGGTTATTGATTATACTTTTCAATTTTTAGAAAATAATAGTGTTCGAAGTGTCAATGCTGTTGTTGGTGAAACTAATGATGGTGGCTTAAATGATATTAGAAAAAGATTTATTACTAAAGAACATGTACTTGAAGCTTTGAAAAAAGCACAAAATGGCCCCGTAGAAGAAGGAAATGTAGGAGCTGGTGCTGGAACTGTTTGTTTTGGTTTTAAGGGTGGTATCGGCACTTCTTCGAGGATTCTGCCTAAATCAAAAGGAGGTTATACAGTAGGAGTGCTTGTTCAATCAAATTTTGGAGGTGTTTTGCAAATCAATGGTGCTCCTGTAGGTATTGAACTTGATAAACATAAGTTTAGTAAACTCAATGAAGCTTACAAAGATGATGGTTCTTGCATGATTGTTGTTTTGACAGATGCACCTCTTTCAGCCAAAAACCTAAAACGTTTGGCCTCTCGTGCCATGCTTGGTCTTGCCCGCACGGGCGGCATAGCGGCCAACGGCAGCGGAGACTACGTAATTGCAGCATCTACTGCGGAAGAACTACGCATTGCTCATAACTCTGACTCTATGTTTGAAACTTTTAAAGTGCTAAGAAACAACGATTTAGACCTACTTTTTGAAGCCGTCATTGAAGCCACTGAAGAAGCCATAATAAATTCCTTATTTGCGGCAGAAACACTTACTGGCTTTGAAAACACTAAGGTAGAAGCACTGCCTATTGATAAAACAATAGATATTTTAAAGAAGTATAATCGAATAAAATAA
- a CDS encoding LVIVD repeat-containing protein, protein MKKQLLLLAFVYITFANSACTDDCETTRSYRTNVPFTLSVEEIRKGITTKSPQDLVNPGKIYVKDNYLFINEVKKGIHIIDNSNPQQPKNIAFLQIPGVIDMAVKDNTLYADSYMDLVTFDISNPTNIKETGRLQEIFQNGLADGIYWYYNNQNQTITDYEVKIITEKIKTNCGLENTTINPIYYLQDALKSSSPTVSSGSGSGAATTSTGTGGSMARFTLYNDYLYAVSQSDLLVFDVKTNNKPAQQTKINLGWGIETIFPYKDKLFIGSNTGMYIFDNKNPEKPERLSIFQHARACDPVIVHNDVAYVTLRTGWCGVAPNRLDVVNVSNLSSPSLIKSYDMQQPAGLGIDFPNLFICESQYGLKTFDASSSTNIILQQHIEKIDAYDVIPLEGKHLLMVGKDGLYQYDTSNPKNLKQLSVIPVKREN, encoded by the coding sequence ATGAAAAAACAATTACTACTCTTAGCATTTGTTTACATAACTTTTGCTAACTCAGCCTGCACAGATGACTGTGAAACAACTCGTAGTTATCGAACCAACGTTCCTTTTACGCTTTCAGTTGAAGAGATTCGCAAAGGAATTACAACCAAATCGCCCCAAGATTTAGTCAATCCCGGTAAAATTTATGTTAAAGACAATTATTTGTTTATTAATGAGGTAAAAAAGGGCATCCATATTATTGATAATTCAAACCCTCAACAACCCAAAAACATTGCCTTTTTACAGATTCCAGGGGTAATAGATATGGCTGTTAAAGACAATACGCTCTATGCCGATAGTTATATGGACCTTGTTACTTTTGATATTTCTAACCCTACCAATATCAAAGAAACGGGGCGTCTGCAAGAAATTTTTCAAAATGGTTTAGCTGATGGTATTTATTGGTATTACAATAACCAAAATCAAACCATAACAGATTATGAGGTAAAAATAATCACTGAGAAAATTAAAACTAATTGCGGACTAGAAAACACAACCATTAACCCTATTTATTACCTTCAAGATGCTCTAAAGTCTTCTTCTCCAACAGTTAGCTCTGGTTCTGGAAGTGGAGCAGCAACCACAAGCACTGGTACAGGTGGCTCAATGGCTAGATTCACCTTATATAATGACTATTTATATGCCGTATCTCAATCAGATTTATTAGTTTTTGATGTAAAAACTAATAATAAACCCGCCCAACAAACTAAAATTAATCTTGGTTGGGGAATTGAAACGATTTTTCCCTATAAGGATAAACTTTTCATTGGTTCGAACACTGGAATGTACATTTTTGACAACAAAAATCCAGAAAAACCAGAACGTCTTTCGATTTTTCAACACGCTCGTGCCTGTGACCCTGTTATTGTACACAATGATGTTGCCTATGTTACCTTACGTACTGGTTGGTGTGGTGTTGCTCCCAATAGACTTGATGTGGTGAATGTATCAAACCTCTCCTCTCCGAGCCTTATCAAGAGTTATGATATGCAACAACCTGCTGGTTTAGGTATTGATTTTCCAAACTTATTTATTTGTGAAAGTCAATATGGACTAAAAACTTTCGATGCTTCTTCGAGTACAAATATTATACTCCAACAACACATTGAAAAAATAGATGCTTATGATGTAATACCATTGGAGGGTAAACATTTATTAATGGTTGGAAAAGATGGACTATACCAATACGATACTTCAAACCCAAAGAATTTGAAACAGTTGAGTGTCATACCTGTAAAAAGAGAAAACTAA
- the fabF gene encoding beta-ketoacyl-ACP synthase II yields MAFKRVVVTGLGALTPIGNTVEEFWHGLSTGKSGAATITRFDASKFRTKFACEVKNFDVTQFIPRQDARKMDLFTQFAMVVADEAINDSGLDLESINKHKAGVIWGSGIGGLKTFEEEVINFSNGDGTPKFNPFFIPKMIADSASGQISIKYGFRGPNYITVSACASTNNAIIDAFNYIRLGRINICITGGSEAAVTQAGIGGFNGLRAMSERNDDPTTGSRPYDKDRDGFVLGDGGAALILEEYEHAVARGAKIYCEIIGGGMSSDAYHITAPHPEGEGAYMSMVDALEDAGIKPEEVDYINTHGTSTPLGDPQEIKAIERLFGEHTYQMSISSTKSMTGHLLGAAGAVESVAAVLAIQHQVVPPTINLFNVDEAIDPRIDLTPNVAKARKIDVVLSNCFGFGGHNATLIFKKI; encoded by the coding sequence ATGGCATTTAAACGAGTAGTTGTTACAGGCTTAGGAGCTTTGACGCCTATCGGAAACACGGTAGAAGAATTTTGGCATGGCTTATCAACTGGCAAAAGCGGTGCGGCCACAATCACCAGATTCGATGCGAGTAAGTTTCGTACAAAATTTGCTTGTGAAGTAAAAAACTTCGATGTTACGCAGTTCATTCCTCGTCAGGATGCTCGTAAGATGGACTTATTCACCCAGTTTGCAATGGTGGTTGCTGATGAAGCCATCAATGACTCTGGTCTTGATTTAGAAAGTATTAATAAACATAAAGCAGGAGTAATTTGGGGTTCGGGTATTGGCGGTTTGAAAACTTTCGAAGAGGAAGTAATTAATTTTTCAAACGGCGATGGTACTCCGAAGTTTAATCCGTTTTTTATTCCTAAAATGATTGCAGATAGTGCTTCTGGGCAAATCTCAATTAAATATGGTTTCCGTGGACCAAACTACATAACGGTTTCAGCTTGTGCATCTACCAATAACGCTATCATTGATGCATTCAATTATATCCGCTTGGGCAGAATCAATATTTGTATTACTGGTGGTTCAGAAGCAGCTGTAACACAAGCGGGTATTGGTGGTTTTAATGGATTACGTGCGATGTCTGAGAGAAACGATGACCCAACTACTGGTTCACGTCCTTATGACAAAGATCGCGATGGTTTCGTATTAGGCGATGGTGGTGCGGCTCTTATTTTAGAAGAGTATGAGCACGCTGTTGCTCGTGGAGCAAAAATTTATTGTGAAATTATCGGTGGTGGTATGTCTTCTGACGCTTACCATATTACTGCTCCACATCCAGAAGGAGAAGGTGCTTACATGTCAATGGTTGATGCCCTTGAAGATGCTGGCATAAAACCTGAAGAGGTTGATTATATTAATACACACGGTACTTCTACTCCACTTGGCGACCCACAAGAAATCAAGGCTATCGAAAGACTTTTTGGCGAGCATACTTATCAAATGAGTATTAGTTCAACCAAATCAATGACTGGCCACTTGCTTGGTGCTGCTGGTGCTGTCGAGTCAGTTGCTGCTGTATTAGCTATTCAACACCAAGTTGTTCCGCCAACAATTAATCTCTTTAATGTTGATGAAGCAATTGACCCAAGAATAGATTTAACACCAAATGTTGCGAAAGCTCGAAAAATTGATGTAGTTTTGAGTAACTGTTTTGGTTTTGGTGGCCATAACGCTACGTTGATTTTCAAGAAAATATAA
- a CDS encoding AAA family ATPase, with protein sequence MRITRLEAKGIGPFEDLNIEFKPKPAGMENKAEIHILTGENGTGKSTILMLLSCYADKTNDNLILSRFRSKKIVQSVLDEGLISRFDIYSDEAERFQSFFIYSNQNISTVNYDFTKKVDRIILNKEINARYLFFAYSGNRELETKNEIKIAEINESPIFDTLNFRKKINFDTILNWIATNKAKEAFALLKNNNSSAQKYENSLKKIEDSISNITQKAVEFDIEDQPFRVFLKIANKSLDFNILPDGLKSIISWLSDLLMRLDRIDWADKSKSILEQNFILFLDEIEVHLHPSWQRKILPVVQDLFPNAQIFISTHSPFVVGSVDGARVYKFKLDENNNSVLDSEYWTEDGNSYDRILEEIFDIKERFGVGVQKQLDEFKEYKIQILKGKTIDEEAFMKLANEIAKQSIELNGIISFELRQLKRNTTQKLETA encoded by the coding sequence ATGAGAATTACACGCCTCGAAGCAAAAGGAATTGGCCCATTTGAAGACTTAAATATTGAATTTAAGCCAAAACCTGCGGGCATGGAAAACAAAGCCGAAATTCATATTTTGACTGGTGAAAATGGGACTGGGAAAAGTACGATTTTGATGCTTCTAAGTTGCTATGCCGATAAAACGAATGACAATTTAATTCTCTCTAGATTCAGAAGTAAAAAAATAGTACAAAGTGTTTTAGACGAGGGACTGATAAGTAGGTTTGATATTTACTCAGATGAGGCAGAAAGGTTTCAATCTTTTTTTATTTATTCAAATCAAAATATATCAACTGTTAATTATGACTTTACAAAAAAAGTTGATAGAATAATTTTAAACAAGGAAATTAATGCGAGATATTTATTTTTTGCATACTCTGGAAATAGAGAATTAGAAACTAAAAATGAAATTAAAATTGCTGAAATTAATGAGTCTCCAATTTTTGATACTTTAAATTTTAGAAAAAAAATAAACTTTGATACTATCCTTAATTGGATAGCAACAAACAAAGCAAAAGAAGCTTTTGCTTTGTTGAAAAATAATAATAGTTCAGCCCAAAAATATGAAAACAGTTTGAAAAAAATTGAAGATTCTATTTCAAATATTACACAAAAAGCAGTAGAGTTTGATATTGAAGACCAACCGTTTCGAGTATTTTTAAAGATTGCTAATAAAAGCTTAGATTTCAATATTTTACCCGACGGTCTAAAATCCATAATCTCTTGGTTATCAGACCTATTGATGCGTTTGGATAGAATTGATTGGGCTGATAAATCTAAAAGCATTCTCGAACAAAACTTTATTCTTTTCTTAGACGAAATAGAAGTGCATCTTCACCCATCTTGGCAACGAAAAATTTTACCCGTTGTACAAGATTTATTTCCGAATGCACAAATTTTTATTTCTACTCACTCGCCTTTTGTAGTTGGTTCGGTTGACGGGGCGAGAGTTTACAAGTTCAAGTTAGATGAGAATAATAATAGTGTTTTAGATAGTGAGTATTGGACAGAAGATGGCAATAGTTATGACCGAATTTTAGAAGAAATTTTCGATATAAAAGAACGTTTTGGGGTTGGTGTTCAAAAGCAATTGGATGAGTTTAAAGAATATAAAATCCAAATATTGAAAGGAAAAACCATTGATGAAGAGGCTTTTATGAAATTAGCAAATGAAATTGCCAAACAAAGTATCGAATTAAATGGAATTATAAGTTTTGAACTTCGACAATTAAAAAGAAATACCACACAAAAACTCGAAACTGCCTAA
- the ggt gene encoding gamma-glutamyltransferase yields MKKHLTFISLLTLSITSYAQDRISGKTWAGRSEVIAQNGMVCTSHPLSTQAAIEVLRAGGSAVDAAIAANAMEGMVEPHVNGIGGDIFAIVWDAKTQRLYGLNGSGRSPYSLTLEEFKKRGLTHIPALGPLPISVPGCVDGWFELHKKFGKLPMEKILSHAIYYGRNGFPVHDELAVSLQNVPRLYGKFPNIKEHYYPNGEVPKKGDIFKNPNLANTLEKIAKGGRDAFYKGEIAQTIDAFMKKNGGFLSAKDLADHTSTWIEPVSTNYRGYDVWELPPNGQGIAVLQMLNILEGYDFSKIPYGSTEHVHLFTEAKKLVFEDRAKFYADPEFAKIPVKSLISKEYAAERRKLIDPNKAATHYDAGNPALREGDTIYLTVADKDGNMVSLIQSNYRGFGSGMMPDGLGFIFQDRGELYNLKEGENNTYAPHKRPFQTIIPAFVTKDGKPFMSFGVMGGAFQPMGHVQIIMDVVDFGMNLQEAGDAPRLNHDGSSEPTGEPMEGVGMITMESGIPYETIRGLMQKGHKVGYTLGQYGGYQAIRYDPVRKVYFGASESRKDGHAAGF; encoded by the coding sequence ATGAAAAAACACCTAACCTTCATTTCTCTGCTTACTTTATCAATTACTTCATATGCACAAGACCGCATTTCTGGAAAAACTTGGGCGGGTCGTTCGGAGGTAATTGCACAAAATGGGATGGTTTGTACGTCTCACCCACTTTCTACGCAAGCGGCTATCGAAGTCCTTCGTGCGGGCGGAAGTGCTGTTGATGCCGCCATTGCGGCAAACGCCATGGAAGGAATGGTTGAACCACACGTAAATGGTATTGGTGGTGATATCTTTGCTATCGTATGGGATGCCAAGACTCAACGACTTTATGGTTTGAATGGCTCGGGACGTTCGCCATATAGTCTTACTTTGGAAGAATTCAAAAAACGTGGACTTACGCACATTCCTGCACTTGGTCCTTTGCCAATTAGTGTTCCGGGTTGTGTAGATGGTTGGTTTGAGTTGCATAAAAAGTTTGGGAAATTACCGATGGAAAAAATTCTTTCGCACGCCATTTATTATGGAAGAAATGGCTTTCCAGTACACGATGAATTAGCAGTAAGTTTACAAAATGTTCCTCGATTATATGGTAAGTTTCCGAACATAAAAGAACACTATTATCCAAATGGTGAAGTACCAAAGAAGGGTGATATTTTCAAAAACCCAAATTTGGCAAATACCTTAGAAAAAATCGCCAAAGGTGGTCGTGATGCTTTTTATAAAGGGGAAATCGCTCAAACAATAGATGCTTTCATGAAGAAAAACGGAGGTTTTTTAAGTGCTAAAGACCTTGCCGACCATACTTCTACTTGGATAGAGCCAGTTTCGACGAATTATCGTGGCTATGATGTTTGGGAATTACCTCCGAATGGACAAGGGATTGCGGTTTTACAAATGTTAAACATTTTGGAAGGTTACGATTTTTCAAAAATTCCTTACGGAAGTACCGAACACGTACATCTTTTTACAGAAGCCAAGAAGTTGGTTTTTGAAGACCGTGCAAAATTCTATGCCGACCCCGAATTTGCTAAAATTCCAGTAAAATCATTAATATCGAAAGAATATGCGGCCGAAAGACGCAAACTAATCGACCCAAATAAAGCTGCCACTCATTACGATGCAGGAAACCCCGCTTTGCGAGAAGGTGACACCATTTACTTGACCGTAGCCGACAAAGACGGAAACATGGTTTCGTTGATTCAAAGTAATTACCGAGGTTTTGGTTCGGGAATGATGCCCGATGGTTTAGGTTTTATTTTTCAAGACCGTGGTGAATTGTATAATTTGAAAGAAGGAGAAAACAATACTTATGCTCCGCACAAACGTCCGTTTCAGACAATTATTCCAGCATTTGTGACCAAAGATGGCAAACCATTTATGAGTTTTGGTGTAATGGGCGGAGCTTTCCAACCTATGGGGCATGTGCAGATAATTATGGATGTGGTTGATTTCGGTATGAATCTACAAGAAGCAGGCGATGCCCCAAGACTCAACCACGATGGTTCATCAGAGCCAACGGGCGAGCCAATGGAAGGCGTAGGCATGATAACGATGGAGTCGGGGATACCTTATGAAACCATCAGAGGTTTAATGCAAAAAGGACATAAAGTGGGCTACACGCTTGGTCAATATGGTGGTTATCAAGCCATTCGCTACGACCCTGTGCGAAAAGTATATTTCGGAGCATCAGAATCTCGAAAAGATGGCCATGCGGCTGGGTTTTGA
- a CDS encoding DUF3467 domain-containing protein produces the protein MAKRKDVQDEPEQQINIELSEEMAEGVYANLAMIAHSNTEFVIDFIRLMPGVPKAKVKSRVILTPEHAQRLLVALQDNIAKYEDNFGSIRETNEALPFPMNFGGPMGEA, from the coding sequence ATGGCTAAACGCAAAGATGTTCAAGATGAACCAGAACAACAAATAAACATTGAGTTATCGGAAGAAATGGCAGAAGGTGTATATGCTAATTTAGCGATGATAGCTCATTCAAATACAGAATTTGTGATTGATTTTATAAGATTAATGCCGGGTGTTCCGAAGGCAAAGGTAAAATCAAGAGTAATTCTAACGCCAGAGCATGCACAACGTTTATTGGTTGCCTTACAAGATAATATCGCCAAGTATGAAGATAACTTTGGAAGTATTAGAGAAACAAACGAGGCATTGCCTTTTCCGATGAACTTTGGTGGCCCAATGGGTGAAGCTTAA
- a CDS encoding META domain-containing protein: MKVLVNTLIICTLFLSACSKEIVEANNMTISSLRKSDLLGQWKLKGYADGNVPAFDVTLEIKDEEGKYTFNGRSSVNFYFISPEIDENKKTISIPVIGSTKIAGTLEANQFEATFYERLRSIQRYDFKDKNTLVFYLASPSNEAIYFERK; this comes from the coding sequence ATGAAAGTATTAGTTAATACACTGATAATCTGCACCTTATTTTTAAGTGCGTGTTCAAAAGAAATTGTAGAAGCGAACAATATGACCATAAGTTCACTGAGAAAATCAGACCTATTAGGTCAATGGAAATTGAAAGGCTATGCCGATGGAAATGTCCCTGCATTTGATGTGACGCTTGAAATCAAAGATGAGGAAGGTAAATATACTTTTAATGGTCGTTCTTCCGTGAATTTCTATTTTATTTCTCCTGAAATTGATGAAAACAAAAAAACAATTTCGATTCCGGTTATAGGAAGTACCAAAATTGCGGGTACACTCGAAGCGAATCAATTTGAAGCGACCTTTTACGAACGATTGAGAAGTATCCAACGCTACGACTTCAAAGATAAAAACACTTTAGTATTTTATCTGGCAAGCCCTTCTAATGAAGCCATTTATTTTGAAAGAAAATAA
- a CDS encoding HNH endonuclease, translated as MRKLIRPNAPNFLTEKLQIELGERYKKNREKNKGHQFNYWHTEKVGESTLYKEIRNKLIEISDDHCFYCDGYPPLSDDDTIDHFKPKSKPEFYDLVCSWENLYLACGHCQKAKGSEYNDLILRPDEINYEFDKFFKYDSDNDEVIVNLGADDLSQLRAEKTIEVFDFNHVGLKKLRGFFRKVYSQDPQININDLGYRFCLNFQQTI; from the coding sequence ATGAGGAAATTGATAAGACCCAATGCTCCTAATTTTTTGACAGAAAAGCTACAAATAGAATTAGGTGAGCGTTATAAAAAGAATAGAGAAAAAAATAAAGGTCACCAGTTCAACTATTGGCACACCGAAAAAGTCGGAGAATCAACACTTTACAAAGAAATACGAAACAAACTTATCGAAATCTCAGATGACCATTGTTTTTATTGTGATGGCTATCCTCCACTGAGCGATGACGACACAATTGACCATTTTAAACCGAAATCAAAGCCAGAGTTTTACGATTTGGTTTGTTCATGGGAAAATCTATACTTGGCTTGTGGGCATTGTCAAAAAGCGAAGGGTTCTGAATACAATGATTTAATTTTAAGGCCCGATGAAATCAACTATGAGTTTGATAAGTTCTTTAAGTATGACTCTGATAATGATGAAGTTATAGTAAATCTCGGAGCTGACGACTTGAGCCAGTTGCGAGCAGAGAAAACAATAGAAGTATTTGATTTCAATCATGTCGGTTTAAAAAAGCTGCGTGGTTTCTTTAGAAAAGTATATAGTCAAGACCCCCAAATAAACATTAATGACCTTGGTTACAGATTTTGTTTAAACTTTCAACAAACAATATGA